The genomic interval TGGGGCTCGAGGATGCCACATACAAGTATGGCTCTGACTATCAGCTCGAAAGGGAGTATGTGCTCGATGTGCTCAAGCTTGCCCGCAATACCACCCTTGCCCGTGCCAGGCGCAGCATGGACGAGGTATCGAGAAGCGCGAAGAACCCGCAGGTCTCCCAGATGATATATCCCCTGATGCAGGCAGTGGACATCGCAAGGCTGGGTGTGGACGTGGCGGTGGGCGGAATAGACCAGCGAAAGATTCACATGCTTGCGAGGGAGGGGCTTGTGAAGCTGGGCTACCGTGCTCCGGTGTGCATCCACACACCCATCCTCCTGGGTCTGGATGGGGAGAAGATGTCCTCCTCAAAGGGCAACTACATCTCTGTGGACGACACCGAGGAACAGGTCAACGCCAAGCTCAAAAAGGCGTTCTGCCCAGAGGGCGTGGTGGAGAACAACCCCGTGCTGGAGGTGTTTCGCTATCACATATTTCCGAGGTTCTCCTCCGTGCTCATAGAGAGGCCAGAGAAGTTTGGAGGGGATGTGGAGTTCGAGAGTTTCGAGGCACTGGAGCAGGCGTTTGCAGAGCGCAGCCTTCATCCAGCAGATCTCAAGGGGGCGGCGGCATCTTATGTGAACGAGATACTGGAGCCCGTGCGAGAGCGGCTCGAGGAGTATGTATAGCGAACTCGTACAGGTATGGAGGGGAGCTGATGTCTCATCATGAATAAAAGAAAGAGGCGCCCATCTTGAGTTGTGCTGTTGAGACTTGATGCTTTAGAAAACACGTTATGGGTTCACGTTTACCCCTTCACGTCCATTCTTTTGAGCAGGTAGAAGAATATGGGTTCGCCCCGCCCGACGGGTCTCCAAAGCTCGATGTCCACCAGCCTCTCCCCTACTTCAGAGACGAGCTCGTCATAGGTTGCGGCCTCCACCTTGACCACCTCCACCACGAAGGGCTCCACCTCCTTTGTTCTGCGGTTGAGCACGCGATAGACGCCCTTGTTGAAGTATAGGTGGGAGATGTAGGTGCACTCCTCGTTCTTCTTGAGCTCGCCTATGCGGTATGGGTCGAGCTCAAGGATGCTGCCCACCCTGTTCGGGGTGAGCCTTCGAACGGCCTCTTCTATGCGGGTCAAGGTCTTCCCCTCGGCACAGAGCATCACTCTGGGTAGGGCACATCTATGCTCATGAGGTCGAAAGCCACATCTGTGTGGGCAAACACCTTGCGAGCCTCATCGAGAAGTGGCTGGACATCATCCGAGTACCTCGCACTGATGTGGGTGAGTATCAGCCTCTTGGCATTTACCCTTTTTGCCATCTCGGCAGCCTCTGTTGCAGTGGAGTGCATCACCTCTTTTGCGAGCTGGGCATGCTCCAAGCCAAACGTGGAATCATGGATGAGCACGTCCGCATTCTTTGCAGCCTCGCAAAGCTCATCACAGGGGCGCGTGTCCCCCGTGTACACAACCTTTCTTCCCCTTCTCGGCGCGCCCACAACCTCTGATGGATGGATTGTTCTTCCCTGCCACTCGATTGCCTCGCCCCTGTGCAGGCGGGAGTACAGGGGTCCGGGAGGTATGCCCAGAACGTGCTCTGCCTTGTATCTGTCGAACCTGCCCCTTCTCTCGTCCTCCACGAGGGCATATCCAATCGAGGGGACGTTGTGCAATGTTCTGAACACCCTCATGGTATAGCCCCTGAGCCTTACCTCATCTCCTGGTGCAAGCTCATGAGTGCACACCTCAAACTTCGATTTGAAAAAGCCCATGAGCTCGAACATCTGCTTGAACCTGTGCATTCCCCTTGGGCCATACACGTGCAGTGGCTCGGTGCGTCCGAGGAAGGAGAGGGTCTGTATGAGCCCGGGAATTCCGAGAATGTGGTCTGCGTGGAAGTGGGTGATGAAGATGGACGTCAACTTTCCGAACCCCGTCTTGGCTCTCATCATCTGTTGCTGGGCGCCCTCCCCGCAGTCCAGCAGGAGCATTTCGTGCTCTGTGTTCACCGTGATGGCCGAGGGGTTTCTTCCGGGAGTGGGCATCGACCCCGCAGTGCCAAGGAACGTTATTCTGAGCAACTTTTTAACCTCCGCACGATGAGAAACGTTTTAATTTATAAAGAATGTACGATGGGTGAGGGAGTACCCCAATGGGAGGACGCACTAAGGTCATTGATGATGCATCAGAGCTCGTGCCTCTGCTCAGAACGTTTGGTTCTGCCACCCATAAGAAGGTCTTCAATTCCCTGCTTACTGGGTGGCACACGGCAGAGGAGCTGTCAGAGCTGACGGAGGAACCTGTGGAGGTGGTCGAGCGAAGCCTGATGATGCTGAGAAGATGTGGGCTTGTGGACTCTCAGTGGAGGATGGTGCCCGGCGCACCAAAGCCTGTGAAGGAGTACACGTGCATATATACCAAAGCGTACATGAACCTCAGATGCTCGATGGATGAGCTCGCCGAGCTGATTCAGCTCACGTTTGCCTCTGATGGCGAGCTTCAGGACGACATGGAGAGACTCACAGCCGAAATAGAGTCTGGAAACAAGTCGCTCGTCAACCTTTCACGGGTAATGGAGAAAAGCCCCATGTATATAAAGGGGCTTGCAAGGCGCACAGACGGGCTCATGGTGAAGGGACAGAGGATAGATAAGAGAGTGATAAAGGAGTAGTGGACCCATGGTTGAGATACTGCAGAGCAAAAAGGAGAGCACCAAGTTTCAGATTCTCGTGGAGATTGCTGCAAACCAGCCCAATGTCAGACAGAGGGAGATTGCAGAGAAGATTGGAGTGACGCCACAGGCAGTGTCGGAATACATCAAGGAGCTGGTGGAGGAGGGGCTGGTGCTCACGGACGGCAGGGTGAGATACAGCGTGACCAAGGAGGGTGTTGAGTGGATTCAGGAATCTGCATACGCCCTCAAGCGCTATGCCCTTCACGTTATAGAGGACGTGATAAGCCATGCCGCTGTGTGGAGCGCCCTCGCAGAGACCGACCTCTCCAAAGGAGAGAAAGTATCGCTCTACATGCGCGATGGGCTGCTCATTGCCAAGCCCTATGATGAGGGCATTCCGGCCTCTGGAGAGGCGTTCTCGGATGCAAAGGCCGGTGAGGATGTGGGCGTGACTTCTCTGAAGGGTATGATAGAGCTCACCGTCAAGCCAGTGGTTGTGTGCAGAGTTCCAAGGGTGGAGCACGGGGGCTCGAGAAGAATAGACCTCGAAAGGCTCAGGACTATGGCAGAGAGGGCGGACTTTGTGTGTGTGATGGGTGTGGAGGCATTGGTGTCCCTCAGAAAGGTGGGTGTTGAGCCCGACGTGATGTTTGGTGCCAAGGAGGCTGCGGTGGAGGCAGCCTATCATGGTGAGGCGGTGCTCGTGGTCGCCCTGACCAACGAGGTGCCCACTCTGCTCACAAAGCTGGAGAGTGAGGGGCTCAAGTACGAGCTGGTGGACATCCTCGTGGAGTAGCTCCATGTGATAGATATAAATAGTAAGAGCTGGGTTGTTTCTTGATTGGCTTCTCAAAAAACATCAAAGGAGGAGATTACATTCTCTGCTGAGGTATATGGTGCTGAGCCCGAGTTTGTGGGAAGAGAAGTATCCGTTTTTGACACAACGCTGAGGGACGGTGAGCAGACGCCGGGGGTCTCCCTGACCATTGGCGAGAAGTTCATCATCGCCCGCCAGCTGGAGAAGCTGGGCGTGGATGTCATTGAGGCTGGCTTTCCAAGGTCGTCCCCTGGCGAAAAGCAGACAGTGAAGAAGATTGCCAATGCAGGACTCGACCCTCAGGTGTGTGGGCTTGCGAGGGTGCTAAAGCCAGACATCGATGCGTGTGTGGATGCAGATGTTGACATGGTGCACATATTCGTGTCCACTTCCGACATCCAGCGCCTCTACACTATCAAGAAGTCGAGGGAGGAGGTGCTCGAGATGGCGGTGGATGCGGTGCACTATGTCAAGGAGCATGGGCTAAGGTGCATGTTCTCTGCGATGGACGCCACCCGCACCGATCTCGAGTATCTGGTGAAGG from Methermicoccus shengliensis DSM 18856 carries:
- a CDS encoding tyrosine--tRNA ligase, which encodes MEHSARMALAARNAVEVITREELGELLRTEQHPRVYAGYEPSGKIHLGHVLTINKLIDLKNAGFEVIVLLADLHAYLNEKGSLDEVRQMADMNRACFEALGLEDATYKYGSDYQLEREYVLDVLKLARNTTLARARRSMDEVSRSAKNPQVSQMIYPLMQAVDIARLGVDVAVGGIDQRKIHMLAREGLVKLGYRAPVCIHTPILLGLDGEKMSSSKGNYISVDDTEEQVNAKLKKAFCPEGVVENNPVLEVFRYHIFPRFSSVLIERPEKFGGDVEFESFEALEQAFAERSLHPADLKGAAASYVNEILEPVRERLEEYV
- a CDS encoding ArsR family transcriptional regulator; amino-acid sequence: MGGRTKVIDDASELVPLLRTFGSATHKKVFNSLLTGWHTAEELSELTEEPVEVVERSLMMLRRCGLVDSQWRMVPGAPKPVKEYTCIYTKAYMNLRCSMDELAELIQLTFASDGELQDDMERLTAEIESGNKSLVNLSRVMEKSPMYIKGLARRTDGLMVKGQRIDKRVIKE
- a CDS encoding ribonuclease Z, whose amino-acid sequence is MLRITFLGTAGSMPTPGRNPSAITVNTEHEMLLLDCGEGAQQQMMRAKTGFGKLTSIFITHFHADHILGIPGLIQTLSFLGRTEPLHVYGPRGMHRFKQMFELMGFFKSKFEVCTHELAPGDEVRLRGYTMRVFRTLHNVPSIGYALVEDERRGRFDRYKAEHVLGIPPGPLYSRLHRGEAIEWQGRTIHPSEVVGAPRRGRKVVYTGDTRPCDELCEAAKNADVLIHDSTFGLEHAQLAKEVMHSTATEAAEMAKRVNAKRLILTHISARYSDDVQPLLDEARKVFAHTDVAFDLMSIDVPYPE
- a CDS encoding DUF7839 domain-containing protein, translating into MVEILQSKKESTKFQILVEIAANQPNVRQREIAEKIGVTPQAVSEYIKELVEEGLVLTDGRVRYSVTKEGVEWIQESAYALKRYALHVIEDVISHAAVWSALAETDLSKGEKVSLYMRDGLLIAKPYDEGIPASGEAFSDAKAGEDVGVTSLKGMIELTVKPVVVCRVPRVEHGGSRRIDLERLRTMAERADFVCVMGVEALVSLRKVGVEPDVMFGAKEAAVEAAYHGEAVLVVALTNEVPTLLTKLESEGLKYELVDILVE